The genomic DNA CAAAATATATCTTCTTGCCAAGTTTAAGTTTTTTGCTCTTTGCCGTGATAATAAACGGGTCGCGTATAACCTGCTTGTCTTTTATAACCGCTTTTTTGCCGTTAACGCCGTTGACATTAAGCACGTATCTGCACCCTTTAAGGTCGTCCACATATTTACCCGCGGAATCAAGGCCGTCCCACACAAGGTATGAAGGCAGTGTTTCCCCGCCGGAAAATTCCTTTAACAGCGTATTCTTTGAATCAAATATCTGAAAGTTCCAGTCCTTTATCTTCTTTATTTCCCTGTTAACCATAACAAAAGGCACTGTTTTGCGTTCATCACTGTCACTGGACACAAGCAGTGTTATGGGCGCCACAAGCATTTCATGGTTTTTAAGCGGGACAAACGGTTTGTCCGCCGGAACTTCAAATTCATATTTTTTGGGCTGAATAATCTGCCCCACCGTTTTTATAATCTGCCCGGTGTAATCTTTGGCTTTGAAATCAAATATATAATTGGTATTTGCGCCCGCTATTTTGCCCACGTTGTCCGTGCCGTCCCAGCTTAAATCCTTTGGCACTTCGCCCATGCCGGAAAAAGACTTTACAATTTTGCCGTCAGACGTTTTGATATCAAGGCTCCATTCCTTTACTTTTTCTTCAGGGACATTTGGCTTAAAGGAAACTGATTTTATTTTCCCGTTTTCCACGTTCACCTTTGGCACTTCAATTGCTTTGGGGACAAATTCCGCGTTTTTTTCCGCCAGCTGCTGTTCATACATTGACGCGCCAAATTTAATACTTGCGGATATCCTGTGCACCGCGCCAAGGTCGCCCATTGGCGTAAACGCGTAATCAAGCCCAAAATCGCCCACGTGAATCCCCAACCCGCCGGTTAATGACGTAAGTTTTGTCACGTCAGAAAAAGACATTTTGCCAAGATCATAAGCGTTGCTGTATTTTGCGCCAAGCCGCAGCGCCACCGCGCGGAATAAGAAATATTCAATCCCGGCGCCGGCAAAAATATTATCCGCGCCCGCGGTTTTGGAAAAATCTATCGCGGCGCTGAAAACATCAAACGCGCCTTCGTAAACCCTGAAACCCAGCCCCGCGCCGAATTCCACAGGAAACATGTCATTCGTACCTGATAAAAACCCCAGGTTCTTTACGGTTAATGCCGCATAAATATTATTTTCTAATAGGCTTAAAGAAATCCCCGTGTCAAAAGAAACTCCCATGCTGACATCGCCCATAAAATCCTCGTAAATCCCCCTTGACTGCACGCCAAAACTGAAAGTGTCTCCAAAACTTTTTCCAAAACCGGCCGTTAAAACCGCGTTTTTCAGAGAAACAGAAGGCGACGTACCGCCGGTAGAATCATAAGAACCGTAATCAATATAAAGAAGGCTTACACCAAAACCGGAGCCTTTTTCAAACGGCACGCCAAAAGCAATGTGCTGCATATTGATATTATTAAACCAGAAAATACCGGTAGGAGTTATTTCCGCCTTGTCCATAAGCGCAAGATTAGCAGGATTAAAAATAAGGGCATTTGTGCCGTCGGGTAAAGCGGTGCCTGCCTCTCCCATTCCCGCCTGAACAGCTTCGGGTTTTATCTTAAGGAATTCAGCAGTACTTGTGCCAAAACTGCCGGCATTAAGGGAGGTAAAAGGCGCAATAAATATAAATAAAAAAATTATTAATATGCTTATCTTAGAATTTATACGGCCTGTTACTTCCGCCACCGCACGC from Candidatus Goldiibacteriota bacterium includes the following:
- a CDS encoding PorV/PorQ family protein, with protein sequence MAEVTGRINSKISILIIFLFIFIAPFTSLNAGSFGTSTAEFLKIKPEAVQAGMGEAGTALPDGTNALIFNPANLALMDKAEITPTGIFWFNNINMQHIAFGVPFEKGSGFGVSLLYIDYGSYDSTGGTSPSVSLKNAVLTAGFGKSFGDTFSFGVQSRGIYEDFMGDVSMGVSFDTGISLSLLENNIYAALTVKNLGFLSGTNDMFPVEFGAGLGFRVYEGAFDVFSAAIDFSKTAGADNIFAGAGIEYFLFRAVALRLGAKYSNAYDLGKMSFSDVTKLTSLTGGLGIHVGDFGLDYAFTPMGDLGAVHRISASIKFGASMYEQQLAEKNAEFVPKAIEVPKVNVENGKIKSVSFKPNVPEEKVKEWSLDIKTSDGKIVKSFSGMGEVPKDLSWDGTDNVGKIAGANTNYIFDFKAKDYTGQIIKTVGQIIQPKKYEFEVPADKPFVPLKNHEMLVAPITLLVSSDSDERKTVPFVMVNREIKKIKDWNFQIFDSKNTLLKEFSGGETLPSYLVWDGLDSAGKYVDDLKGCRYVLNVNGVNGKKAVIKDKQVIRDPFIITAKSKKLKLGKKIYFDQNSFVIMPEMASRLNELAAEIEGQKNVQVYIQGHSSEEGDAAQNLYLSQERAKTVLRYFVEKYKMSPLSITTVGYGAKVPLNKNRNEQERRTNRRVEIIIMGEK